One Streptomyces sp. NBC_00223 genomic window carries:
- a CDS encoding spherulation-specific family 4 protein has translation MPRLIPLRIRSRARRADAAREGSSEESCTGSRDTAREGSREPTATSSRTPSRTSARTSSGTPPSARGGADGAARTGFGVPAFAHPLVAPAEWAELARPGAPLDWVAFDVARGPGARPDPLYGEAVARVRENGVPLLGRLDAVHGTRPRGELLAEAARYRDWYRVDGFYLDRPPTLGAETAECRRTVAALRAQLDGAGTVVLAPGAHPHPGYAEFADQLVVFHGPWTRYRWSEAPQWTAGYPPTRFAHLVHGLAAPHLDTALRIARWQGAATVCPTDRTDRDGADPWAGLPSYWHEAVRKVCGQPSPSM, from the coding sequence ATGCCGCGTCTGATTCCGTTGCGCATCCGCTCGCGCGCCCGCCGGGCCGACGCCGCCCGCGAGGGCTCGTCCGAGGAGTCCTGTACGGGCTCGCGCGACACCGCCCGTGAGGGGTCGCGCGAGCCCACCGCCACCTCGTCCCGTACCCCGTCCCGGACCTCGGCCCGTACGTCCTCCGGTACGCCGCCGTCCGCGCGCGGGGGCGCGGACGGGGCCGCCCGTACCGGCTTCGGCGTGCCGGCCTTCGCGCACCCGCTGGTCGCGCCCGCCGAGTGGGCCGAACTGGCCCGGCCGGGGGCGCCGCTGGACTGGGTGGCCTTCGATGTCGCCCGTGGTCCCGGCGCGCGGCCCGATCCGCTCTACGGTGAGGCCGTCGCCCGGGTGCGTGAGAACGGCGTCCCGCTGCTCGGACGGCTGGACGCCGTCCACGGCACCCGGCCGCGCGGCGAACTGCTCGCCGAGGCGGCCCGCTACCGCGACTGGTACCGGGTCGACGGCTTCTACCTGGACCGGCCGCCGACCCTGGGGGCCGAGACCGCCGAGTGCCGCCGTACGGTCGCCGCGCTGCGGGCGCAGCTGGACGGTGCCGGGACGGTCGTCCTGGCGCCCGGCGCGCACCCGCACCCCGGCTACGCCGAGTTCGCCGACCAGCTCGTCGTCTTCCACGGCCCGTGGACCCGTTACCGCTGGTCGGAGGCGCCGCAGTGGACGGCCGGTTATCCGCCCACCCGCTTCGCGCACCTGGTGCACGGACTGGCCGCCCCGCACCTGGACACGGCCCTGCGGATCGCCCGCTGGCAGGGCGCTGCCACGGTGTGCCCGACCGACCGCACCGACCGGGACGGCGCCGATCCGTGGGCGGGCCTGCCCTCCTATTGGCACGAAGCGGTACGGAAGGTGTGCGGACAGCCGTCGCC
- a CDS encoding NAD-dependent epimerase/dehydratase family protein — MRVLLLGADGFIGRHVAERLLADPAVQLTALGRNDDADVRFDLATGAPGVLARFVNAVHPGVVVNCAGATRGNARDLTRQNTVAVATVCEAMRRSAVGARLVQVGCGAEYGPSPAGASTGEDAPPRPGNPYGVSKLAASELVLGSGLDAVVLRVFSPVGPGTPTGAPLGRIAETLRRAMQHGDGELKLGGLGVHRDFIDVRDVARAVHAASLSAAQGVVNIGSGRAVRMRDMAAALAHVAGFDGVLREVDEQVTGAAQPPYPDGCGQWQQADVRTARDRLGWRPRIGLEESLADVWMEAACRV; from the coding sequence ATGAGAGTCCTGCTGCTCGGAGCCGACGGATTCATCGGACGGCACGTCGCGGAACGGCTCCTCGCCGACCCCGCCGTCCAGCTCACCGCGCTGGGGAGGAACGACGACGCGGACGTCCGGTTCGACCTCGCGACCGGCGCGCCGGGCGTGCTGGCCCGGTTCGTGAACGCCGTGCACCCCGGCGTCGTCGTCAACTGCGCGGGCGCCACCCGAGGCAACGCCCGCGATCTGACCCGGCAGAACACCGTCGCCGTCGCCACCGTCTGCGAGGCGATGCGCCGCAGCGCGGTCGGCGCGCGCCTGGTCCAGGTGGGCTGCGGCGCGGAGTACGGCCCCTCCCCGGCGGGCGCCTCCACCGGCGAGGACGCGCCCCCGCGCCCGGGCAACCCGTACGGCGTCAGCAAGCTCGCCGCCAGCGAACTCGTACTGGGCTCGGGCCTGGACGCCGTCGTGCTGCGGGTGTTCAGCCCGGTCGGGCCCGGCACACCCACCGGAGCGCCGCTCGGCAGGATCGCCGAGACGCTGCGCCGCGCGATGCAGCACGGCGACGGCGAGCTGAAACTCGGCGGCCTGGGTGTGCACCGCGACTTCATCGACGTGCGGGACGTGGCCAGGGCCGTGCACGCCGCGTCGCTGTCGGCCGCGCAGGGCGTGGTGAACATCGGCAGCGGCCGGGCGGTACGCATGCGGGACATGGCCGCCGCCCTTGCACACGTCGCCGGCTTCGACGGTGTGCTGCGCGAGGTCGACGAACAGGTGACGGGCGCCGCCCAGCCGCCGTACCCCGACGGCTGCGGGCAGTGGCAGCAGGCGGACGTCCGTACCGCGAGGGACCGGCTCGGCTGGCGGCCGCGGATCGGCCTTGAGGAGTCGCTGGCCGACGTGTGGATGGAGGCGGCATGCCGCGTCTGA